The DNA segment CGCGACGACCGGCCCCTTCCCGCACGGCAGCGAGAACGGCCGGGACTCCCTCGGCTGTGGGGTCCGGTACTGGTCGAGGGCCGGGATGTAGGCCTCCGTCAGGCCCACCGGCAGCCGTAGGTCCTCGTCCACCATCGGGTTGTAGAGGGTGAGCGGGGCGGTCTCGGTGATGGTGATGTCCAGCCGGTCGGTCGTGATGGGCGGGAAGCGGACCCAGCCGTTCTCGTCGACCCCGGCGATCACGGCACCGTCCGGTGAGCTGATGTGCACCTCGGTCGGACGCGTGGCCAGACCGCCCGCCGGCGCCAGCACGATCTCCCCCACGGCCTGCTTTCCGGGCCAGCGGAGGTGGATCGTGGGCCGGTCGCCCGCGATCCACGCCGTGGTCAGGTCGCCGTCGGTGAGGTTGCGCGGCGACAGGCCCGCCCCCAGCCGGGCGGTGGAGTCGGCGGTGGCGACGATCCGGTTCTGCTGCTCCGGCGCCACCTCGTACAGCAGCCGGTCCAGCTCCTCGCCCGCGACCGGCACCGCACTCGCCCGCACCTCGTACGTCCCCGCCGTCGACGTCGTGAAGCGCCGGTGCAGACCGGCCTCCGTGCCCGTCGGCGACAGGCCCGTGGCGTCGGCCGTACGGGACAGGGAGACGATCTCGGCTGCGGCCCCCGACTTCCCGGCGTCGGCGGGCAGCCGCAGCAGCCGGGTCACCTGTACGTCAGGCAGGTCGATCTCGGAGAAGCCCGCCCCGGTCAGTCCGGGCCGCCGGGAGACGGAGTCCGTGATCGTCAGCTTCATCCAACTCGTCTCACCCGCAGGCACCTTGACCGTCTGCGTCGTTCCGTCGGGCCGCAGGACCGAGCTCACCGCCCCCTTCTCCGTCTCCACCCGCACCCGCGTCGCAGCCTCCCGCACACCCTCCTGCGGCAGCGGCCTGACCTTGAAGGACGACGGCATGTCGTACGAGCCGCCCGCGAACGCGATCCGCAGCCACTCGCCGACCGGCGACCCCTCCGAGCCCTCCGTCCACGCGGTGTCCGGGTTGCCGTCGAAGGCGTTCACCGGGTCGAACTGCGGGAGATGGAAGAGCCAGCTGCCGTACGACGAGGCCGTCACCGACCGTGCGCCGCGCAGCTCGGCCACCGTCTGGTGGCCGAGGCCGGACGTCGGCAGGATCTGGTGCGGCTCTTCGCCCGCGTCCTGCGCGGCATCGGGCGCGTTGCGCTCGCCGCGCGTGTACGTGTACGACGTGTTGGCGTTGACCAGCCCGAACCGGGTGTCCGCCCGCCGCAGCCCGTCCCCGATCACCTGCACCGGAGGCGAGCCGAGCCCTGGGTGGTTGTCACCGGTCAGCACGCTTGCCCTGCCACGCAGTTCGGAGGCCAGCGGCAGCAGCGCCTCCGGACCGCCGGAGACGACGGCCGTGTCGGCCACCGGCTGCAGCCCGGCCTGGTGCGGGCGCGGCACGTCCGCGGCGGCCGGCTTGTAGATCTCCACCGCCCGCTGCCGCGGATACAGCCCCTCCACCTGCAGCGGAGTGCCCGGCGCGATCGTCCCGCCGGTCGTGACCGGCCCGAGGCCCGTCACCCGCTCGTATCCGGACTGCTCAAGAGTCCGCTTCACCGTCGTCGTCGGTATGTGGCCGATCTGGTCGGGGTCGAGGTCATTGCGGACGACGACGTAGTAGATCCCGGCGCGGCTCAAGTAGTCCGCCAGTCCCGGCACTTGGCTGCCGCTGACCAGCGCCTGCTCCACGGCGTCCATCGCGCGCCGGTTGCCGGGGGTGCCGAAGGGGACGTAGTCCCGCTGCGCCCAGCGTGAGTCGGCGAGGACGTCCAGGGGCTGGTCGATGGTCGAGCCCCAGGTGTGGATGCCGTGCGCGGTGGCCGGCACGACGAGGGCGCGGGCGTCGGGGGAGTACTTCTCCAGCCAGTCGGCCGTGCCCTGCCAGTACTTGGGGATCTCCTTGAAGGACCCGGGGTTGAGGATCGAGCCGTTGAGGTACGGCCACATCAGCCCCGGCAGCACCAGCACGGCCGCGATCAGCGGCGCGAACCGCCGCCCCCGCACCGGCCGTGCCCCGCGCGCCTGGGCCGCCACGCCCGCCAGATGGGCGAGGCCCAGCACCAGCGCCAGGGCGAGCCCCGTCTGGAACTTGTAGATGTTGCGGAAGGGGACGAGCCCGCCGTCCAGCCAGTCCTGCACGACCCCGTGGAAGGGTGCCCCGAACGACCCGCCGTACCCGGCGAGCAGGATCAGCGCGACCGTCACCACGGTCAGCACCAGCCACCGCCGCTCCGGCATGTCCCGCCGGGCCAGCCCCGCGAGCCCCAGCCCGGCCGCGAGCGCCGAGCAGACGATCACGACGACGGACGCGGCGACGGTCCAGCCGGCGGGCAGCCAGGCCTCACCGAAGTGCAGATAGGCGACCCAGTTGCCGCCGCCGCGCAGCGCCTCCGTCGCCGCCATCGTCTCGGTCGCGGTCTGCGAACTCTCCACGTAGGGAAGGAAGTTCTCGCCGTACGTGCCGAGCAGCAGAAGCGGGACCACCCACCAGGCGGTCGCCAGGAGGACCCCCGGCACCCACCACGCGATCAGCTTCCGCTGCCGTGGCCCGGGCGGCCGGGAGAGCAGATAGAGCCCGACGGGAAGCAGTGAGGCCAGCGTGGAGGCCGCATTGACGCCACCCATGAACGGGATGATCAGCGCCGACCGCAGCGCGGCGACCCGCGCGGCGTACCGCTCGTCGGTCAGCGGCAGCAGCACCCACGGCAGAAGGGCACCGGGCAGCGCGGCAGCGGACGTGGACCCGACGACGACGGTGAAGACGGGCCACAGCGCGTACGCCACGGCCGCCACCAGCCGCGACGCCCCGCTCCCCACCCGCAGCCGCTCGGCCAGCCGTAGCGCACCCCAGAAGGCCACCGACACGATCAGCGACAGCCAGAGCCGCTCCGCGAGCCACACCGGCAGCCGTACGACATCGGCGAGCCAGTAGAACGGCAGCATCGGCCACAGATAGCCCGAGTACTGGTTCTGGATCCCGCCGAAACTGCCCTCGTCCTGCCACAACTGCCCGAGGTCGGCGAGGAACTGCCCCGGATCGACCGTCACGCCCAGCTTGGTGTCGAACGTCTGCCGCCCTGGCTGCACCGCCAGCAACAGCACGAACACCACGGCCCAGAACCCCAGCAGCCAGCGCCGCGAGCGCGGCCCCTCCGACGGCCCAGAGGCGGGGGCGGAGGTGGGCACGGCTGCCGGGGGAGGAGCCTGGACCGTGGTCGTCGTCATGGTGGGCACCGCCTGAGGATGAGGAGGAGGTTCCAGGTGGCGAACTCGCGTATGCCGGGCGCCTTCACGACGGCCTCCGCGAGGAACGGCCAGTAGCGGGAGCGCGCCGAGACGACCTCTACGTCGTCACGGGCGCGGACCTGACGCAGAGTGGCGCCGATGTGCACGGCGAACAGGTTCTCGCCGAGAGTGTGCTTGGCGGCCCGTCCGGTACGGCGCCGGTAGCGGGCCCGGGCCCGCTCGGCACCGAAGTAGTGCCAGGGGGCCCACTCGTGACCGCCCCACGGGGACAGCCAGTTCGTGAACGACACGTAGATCAGCCCACCGGGCCGGGTCACCCGGGCCAGCTCGCTGAGGAACGTCTGCGGATCGGCCACATGCTCCAGCACATTGGAGGAGAACGTGACATCGGCGACACCGTCACGCAGGGGGAGCAAGTACCCGTCGGCGACGACGGCCCCTTCGGGCGGCTTCGCACCGAGTTCCGCCACGTCCGGCTCGAAGAGGTAGGCATACGCACCTCGCCGCCGGAACTCCTCGGTGAAATACCCGCCACCACCACCGACATCGACGACGGTACGCCCGGCGACGGGACCGTCGTAGGCCTCGACTTGATCGACGGCGTCACGGGCGAGCAGTGAATAACAAGCCTCGGGATCGTCCTGCTCATGAAGAAAGGCCCGGAAGAGAGCGAGGGACCGCCGAAAGGAGGGGTCCTTGACAACCGGGGGTGGTGAAGCGCCCCGATAGGGGCGCGGGGCTGTGACATTTTCGGCTCCGCCGCGTGAGCGCGACCAGCCACGACGCACCGGCACTCGCGAGCCGGCCGACCCACTACGGCGTTTAGGCGTCACGGCGTACGGCCTCCGAAGCAACCGCCAGGAACTGCCGCACAGTCCGGTCCCAGCGATAGCGCGCCGCCCGGTCCCGCGCGGCCTTGCCCATCAACTCCCGCCGATGTCCGGACAACGCGAGCGTGCACCAGGCGGCGGCAAAGGACGATTCCCCGGCGGCAAGCACCCCCGTCTCCCCGTCCACGACGGAATCCCGCAGCCCAGGCACATCAAAGGCAATGGTCGGCGTCTCCCGGGTGGCGGCCTCGGTGACGACGAGCCCCCACCCCTCCACGGCCGAGGGATGAAGCAGCAGCCACGCCGCACACAGCAGCCGGTGCTTCTCCGCCTCCGGCACATGGCCGACGAACTCGACGCCGGGCCCGGCAAGTTGCTCAAGAGACGCCCGCTCGGGCCCGTCCCCGACGATGACGAGCCGCCCCCCGGTCACGGGCCGCACCCGCTCCCACAACCGCAGCAGCAGATCGATCCGCTTGTACTCGACCAGCCGCCCGACGGCCACGAACAGCGGCTCCGGCGAGCGGTCACCCAGGGGGCCGGGCTCCTCCACACCGTTGTGCACCACACGGATACGTTCCCGGTCGACGCCGATCCCGCGCAGCGCCTGCGCGGTCGACGGAGACACGGCAACCATCAGACTCCGTTGCTGCGCACCGGTCAGCGCCCAGTGCTCCAGTCTTCGCCCGAGCCGCGCGGCAGGCGCCAGTGCCCCGCCGAACCGCATCTTCCACAAGTCGGTGTGTACGTGGTTGACCAGGCACAACGTCGGCCCGCGATGCCAGAGGGGGGCGAAGTACGGCATCCCGTTGCAGACCTCGACCAGCAGATCGCAGTCACCGACCTGACGGGCGAAGGCGGACCGGGCACGCAGGTAGTGACCGTAGGAACCACCGGCGGACACGACCCGGTAGTCGCGGTAGGCCGCGGGGCCCCCGCACAGGAGGGTGACCTGGTGGCCGAGGTGGGTCAGTCCGTCGGCGAGACGGTCGACCAGCAGCTCGGAGCCGCCGGCGGACCGGTTGCCCAGGTCACGGTGGGCGAGAAAAACGATTCGGCGCGGATGTGGGGGAAGCGCCGGAGGGTGCTGCTGCGACGCCCAGGGGAGGGTGGCGCGCAGCTGGGAAGGCACGTGCTGGGGCATGGGTGCTCCAACTCGTCTCAGGGTGCGGAACTCAGCGTGGGGGAGGGAGGGTTTGGTTCCTGTGGGGAGATGCGGTGCTTCTCGGACTTTCTCGGGGTTTCTCGGGCCTCTTACGGTCGTCCTGCGGGGGCTGTGGACAGGCTGTGTCCGGGTGGGGTTGGACAGTTTTCGCCCAGCCGTTCGCCACGGCTACTCACCGACGTGACAATTTCCGGCTTTATTAGAGCTGACGTCACGTCACATTGTGAGCGACGGCTGGGGCATCTCGACCGCACCGGGAGATTCAGGGCGCTTCCGGCCTCGTACCACCAGAACGCCACCCACCACCGCAAGCACGAATCCCGCCCCAGCAGTCCCGATCGGCAGCATCTCGCCCACCATGCGCAGCAGACCGCTGTCCCGTTTCGCCTGCCGTACGGCCTCTTTCTGTGTGGCCGTGGTGAACGCGATCTTCTCGCTGTCCAGCAGCACCGCCGCGTCCTTCTCGCCGCCGGGCGCCCGCAGGGTGCGGCGCGGGCCGGTCTGCGCGTAGATCACACGGCCCGTGGCCTGATCCACGACCAGCCTGAACCCGTGGTTGGAGTACCACTCCTCGGCCAGCACCTGCGGCCGGTCCGGCTCGTCGACGAGGGTGCCGGGGACGAGCCGGGTGCCGACCTTGCGGGGCGCGACCGTCCCGGTGAACCGGTATCCCGTGTAGCCCTGGATCTTCTCGGTGCCGTCGTACCGCAGGGTGATGGTGGTCCCGCCGGTGTTGTCCCACCACTGGTAGGAGCGTTTCTCCACGTCGAACGGGAACTTCAGATACGCCTCGCCCTCGATGTACGGCGTCTCCTCGCAGCAGTGCACCGGCTTCGTCGTGGTGCGGTCCATCACCCAGCGGTGCGGGGTGAAGTCCAGTGCGTCGTGCGGGTCGTCGGCCGGCAGCGACTTGTCGGTGTCGACGGTGGTGATGACGTCCCAGACGGCGTTGCCGCTGCGCTCACTTTCCGCCACATTGCCGCGCACGCGCTGGGTGACGGTGATGTTCTGGTCCGGCACGGTCTCGACCTTGTCGGTGTCGAAGACGCTGCCGGTGCCTTTGTAGACGGCGGTGGTGTCGATGTCGATGGGGTTCACGGCGGCACGCGGGGCCACGTACCAGGCGAGCATGGGCGCCAGTACCAGCAGAAACGTGCCGAGGCCCAGCAGGATCAACGAGGCAGGTGAGGCTGTACGGCGCATCCGGCACTCCTGGGGGGTTGACGCGTGGTCGATGCACTGTCGGTGCACGGTCGTTGCCTGGCCGTTCTTGGGCCGGGAACCGTAGGCGTCCCTTGACGGAGTGTCAATGTCTTGACGGGATGTCCCCGCTTGTCGAGACTGAAGCCGACAGGCAGGGGTCGGGTACAGGCTGGCACCACCGGGGTGGGGACGACCTCCGGATGCAGAGAGGCTGACCCTGCGATGTCCAGAATGCTCGCCGCCGCGCTGACCGTCGCGCTCGCCGCCGTACTCGCGGTGGGTGCCGCGCTCGGCGTCGTCGCGCTGCTGGAAGCGACACCCGACCAGCCGAACACACCCTTGATCACGTACGAGCAAGCGGGCCAGGGGAGTTGACCGTGGCCGCGACCCGCTCCACGGCATCCCCGGCCTCCCCGGTACCCCCTGCCACCCCGGCCGCGCCCACCCGCTCGGCCTGGCGTGACGTACCGCGCTTCCAGGTCCGCCGGTTCGCGGAGCTGGTCATGGCGGACGCCCCAGCGCTCGCCGAACAGATCCTGCGCGAGATCCAGCGCGAGTACCCCCAACTGCCCGTCGTCCTCGACGAGTCGGGCGAGCCCATGGCCCTGGTCGGCATACGGCGCGCGATCGAGGTCTTCGTCGAGCACCTGGAGAAGTCGGAGGGCCGCCCGACCGTACCGCCGGGCGTCTTCCAGGACTTCGGCCGCGGCGAGGGCTACAACGGCCGCTCCCTGGACTCGCTCCAGGCGATCTACCGGTTGGGCGTACGGCTGGCCTGGCGCCGTTTCGCCGAGATCGGCCAGCGCGTCGACATTCCGCCGCCCGCGATGTACGAGCTGGTGGACGCGGGCTACGAGTACCTGGACGGCCTGGTCGACCAGTCGGTGCGCGGCTACGCCGAGGCGGCGGCACGGCAGGCGGGCGAGCGGCTGCGTCTCCAACGCCGCCTGATGGAACTGCTGTTGGCCGAACACCACCGGGGCGATCCGGCGGACGCCCTGACGGAGCGGGCGGCCCGGATCGGCTGGCCGCTGCCCGAGAAGGTCGCCGTGGGCGTGTTACTGCGCCCGGCGCGGGAGGCGGTGGCGCCGGCCGTGGGGCAGGGGGTGCTGCTCGACATGGAGTACGAGCAGCCGCGCATGGTCGTCCCCGAGCCGGAGGCCGGCGGCCGCCCCGAACTGCTGCACCGGGCCCTGACCGGCTGGGCGGGCGCGATCGGCCCCCGGTGCCCCTGGCCGACGCGGCGAAGTCGCTGCGCTGGGCCGAGGCGGCCGTACGCCTGATGGAACGGCGGCTGCTGCCGGCCGGCGACGTCCTGTACTGCACCGAGCACACGGAAGCTCTCGTGCTGCTGCAGCCCGAGGAACTGATCGACGACCTGGCGGTGCGGTGCCTGGCACCGCTGGAGCACTGCGGGCCGACGCACGGGCGGCGGCTGGCGGAGACGTTACTGGCGTGGCTGGAGACCAGGGGCGGGGCGCCGGAGGTGGCGGCCCGTCTGGGAGTCCACCCCCAGACGGTTCGGTACCGCCTCCGCCAGATCCGGGAGCTGTGGGGCGACGAGATGGACGACCCGGATCGACGGTTCGAGCTGGAGCTGGTGTTGCGGGCCCAGCGGTTGAGGGGGGCGCTGGGGGAGGCGCCTAGGTAGAAGGTGCTGGTTGCTCAGTACCTGCTTTCAGGTGGTCTGACGGGCGGGCTCGGTGCGGCGGGACGGGGTGCGGGCGGACGCGGCGCGCAGGCGTCGGCCTCGGCGCGTGAGTCCCCAGGGCTTGAGGATCGAGATCACCGTCATGAAGACGTACGCCGACAGCGACACGATCGGCCCGAACAGGACGTCCCCGGCGTCGGGCAGCGGCCCGCCCGCGGCGATCGCCTCGACCGCGGAGTTCACGCCGGGGCGCAGGGCGAAGACGGTGGCGGTGGTCGTGCCCAGGGTCACCCAGAACTTGACGTAGACCCAGCGGTGCCGCGCCAGCCCCCACTGCGTGCCCAGCGCCAGTACGAGCCCGCTGAGCAGCGTGAGGGAGGCGACCGGCAGCAGGAGCCAGTCGGCGAACAGCTTCATGGCCCGCACCGACGCCTCCACGGTCACCGCGGACCCGGTGGTGGCCGCGGTGACCCCGAGCGCGAGCAGCCCGAGCGTGAGCCCGAGCCAGCCGGCGGAGGCGATGACATGGACGACCAGGGCGGCCCGGCGGGCGGGCCGGCTCAGTTTCCTTGATGACGTGGAAGACCTGGAAGAGGTGGAGGACATGGACACCACCGTGCCGGGCCAGGTCGCCGAGGACGTCTGACGGCGGGAGTAACCCCGCGTACTGACGTCGGCGTACCCGGCACCGCCCGCCCTGCTCCGTTCGCCGCCTTCGTCGGCGAGTGGGACCTGTGGGCTGTCGCCCGCAGCGTCGGCCCCTTCCGGACGGAGTTCGCCTGGCTGGAGGGCGGCGCCTTCCTCGTCCAGCGCTCGGACGTCGTCCCGGAGACGTCCCTCCCGGGCGAGTGGGGCCCGAACGCCCCGTTCCCCGGGTGGGGAAGCCGCAGAGCTGAGCGGGACTGACCGAAGGGGCCGACGGGGCAGGAATCGAGCCGGTCCGCGCAAGGCCATTGCCGGGGGAAACGCACTTTGAGTAGCCTGTGTTCGTTATTCCGATCGGCTGTTGAAATCTCGAACGCAGCCTCGCATGCAAGGGAGGGGGCCGCACGTGGGACGCCTCGTACCAGCCGTGACCCGGGCTCTCGACATTCTCGAGCTCTTCCTCGACGGGGACGGGACGCTCTCCGCCCCCGACATCGTGCGCAAGCTCCAGTTGCCGCGGACCACCGTGCATGAGCTGGTGACCACTCTGGCCGCTCGGTCGTACATCGTCCAGGTGCCGGGTCAGCCGGGACGGTACCGCCTGGGCGTACGGCCGTACCAGCTCGGCAGCCGGTACGCCGAGCAGCTCGACCTCGCGGCCGAGGGGCAGCAGGTCGCCCGGTCCGTCGCGGAGACCTGCGACGAGACCGTGCACGTGGCGATCCTGGAGGGCACGGACGTCATCTACATCGCCAAGGTCGACTCGACGCACGCGGTGCGGATGGTGTCCGCGGCGGGCCGTCGGCTGCCTGCCCACTGCACGTCGGTCGGCAAGATGCTGCTGGCCTCCCTTCCCGACTCGGAGCTGTCGTCCCGTATCCCCGACGGGGCCGAGCTCGTCGCCATGACGCCCAACAGCATCACCGAGCCCGGCGCGCTGCGCGAGGCCCTCGCTGAGATTCGGCAGCGCGGCATCGCCGTCGAGAGCCGGGAGTCCAACCCGGACGTGTCGTGCGTGGCCGCGCCGGTGCGGGACCGTACCGGGCAGGTCGTTGCCGCGCTGTCCATCTCCGTGCCGATGATCCGCTGGAGCGACGAGCGGCTCGCCGAGCTGGAGCAGCTCTCCGCCAAGGGGGCCGCCGAACTGTCGGAGCGCCTGGGGCACCGGAGCGTTGCGTGAGGGCGCCGTACGAGGTGGCGGTGCGTGCGGAGGCGCAGCTCGGTGAGGGGCCGACCTGGGATCCGGCGAGTGGCCGGCTCGTCTGGATCGACATCCTCGGTGCGCGGATACACACCTACGACCCCGTCTCCGGGCGGCGCACGGTCCGTACGACGCACCAGCACATCGGCGCCGTCAAGCCGCGCGTCGGCGGCGGGCTCGTCCTCAACCTCCGGGACGGCGTGGCGGTGCTCGACCCGGACCACAGCTTCCGCTGGCTGCATCACGAACCCGTCTCCGGCCGCCGCGCCAACGACGCCGCAGTCGCGCCCGACGGGTCCCTGTGGGCGGGCACCATGCGCTACGACGAGGCGCCGGGCGGCGGCACCCTGTCCCGGATCACCGGTGAGGCCTCCGTCGAGGTGGTCCTCGACGACGTGGCGGTGAGCAACGGCACGGGCTGGAGTCCGGACGGGCAGCTCATGTACTACATCGACTCGCCGACGCGCCGCGTCGACGTCTTCGACTTCGCCGACGGGCGGGCTCTGAACCGGCGCCCGCTGGTCGAGATCGAGGACGGCGCCGGCTTCCCGGACGGGCTCACCGTCGACGCCGAGGGCTGCGTGTGGGTGGCGCTGTGGGAGGGCTCGGCGGTGCGCCGGTACACGCCCGACGGTGAGTTGGACCGGGTGGTCCCGCTTCCCGTGCCCCGGGTGACGGCGTGCGCCTTCGCCGGCCCCGACCTGACCGACCTGTACATCACCACGGCCCGCGTCGGCCTCGCCTCGCCGCCCGCGCTGTCGGGTTCGGTGTTCGTGGTGCCGGGCGCGGGGAAGGGGCTGGCACAGCCGGCGTTCAAGGGCTGAGGCGGCCGTTGTCCGGGGGGTCGAGCGCCCGCGCAGCGTCGCGTCACATCCGGGATCTCAGTACGTCGACCTCACAGCCCGGCGCGGACGGGTCGAAGCCGTGCTCGACCAGCCAGCGAACCCCCAGCAGGCTGCGCAGCGACCACCACGCGCGGATCACGTCGAGGTCGACGTCGGTGCCGTACCCGGCGATGACGTCGCCCAGGTGTTCCTCGTGTCCGAGCGTCAAGGTGGCGAGGTCGTACAGGGCATCGCCCCGGCCCGCCTCCGACCAGTCGATGATGCCCGTGACCTCGTCACCGTCGACGAACACGTGAGCGATCTGCAGATCGCCGTGCGTGAACGCCGCAGTCCACGGCCGGAGCGCGGCCTCGGCGACCTGACGGTTGCGCGTGACCAGGTCGGCGGGCAGGACACCGTTCGTCACGAGCCACTCGCACTCGCCGGCGAGCTCCGCCACCAACGCGTCGACGCTCCGGCCTGCCCGGCCGGGCCGGGGAGGCAACGGCGCGTCGTGCAGCTTCCGGACGGCGGCACCCGCCGCGGCCCACGCCGCCGGGGACGCGTTCGACGGCTCGCCGAGGCGGCCGAGCGCCGTCCCCGGGACCGCGGCGATCGCCAGCACGGGAGGCTTGCGCCACAGGACCTCCGCGGTCGGGACCGGCACCACCGCCATCGCCTCGACCTCGACGTCGATACGCGCCTGATCGGCGTCCACCTTCAGGAACACGTCGCCGACGCGCAGGGTCGCGCGCTCGGAATGGGCGACGACGACCTTGACCTCATCCATGGCGACGAGTATCCCGAACCGACCGTCCGCGCCGCCGGGAATATCGCGAGCGACTGCGCGACTGACAGCAGCCCCGACACCCCTACCCCAGCCCCGCCGACTTCCGCTCCTCCGCGGTCAACGGCGGTCCGTTGAGAGCCGGCTTGAGCGGGCCGATGGCTGCGGCCAGTAGGACGGACGGGGACAGCAGTACCTCGGCGGCGCGTTCCAGGGACGTCACGTCCGTGACTCGGCGGGCGATTCGGCCGTTGCCGGTGGCGGTGTGCATGAGGCGGCCCACGTAGGCCGCGACGAGCCGTTCGCGGAGGGTGGGGCCGGTTTCTGTCGCGCCCGGGTAGAAGACGTCCTGCCCGATGGCGAGGTCCCAGGCCGCGCCGACCGGGCGGGCCACCGCCTTCTGGACGCGGCGTGACAGGCCCGGTGCGGCCCAGCCCTGACGGCCTATCACATTTCGCAGGATCACGGCGCTTTGGGCGGCGACCGCCAGGCCATGGCCGTAGACCGGGTTGAACGCGGCGAGGGCGTCACCGAGGACGACGAAGTTCTCCGGCCACACCGGCATCCGCTCATAGAAGTAGCGGCGATTGACGGTGGCACGGGTGACCGACACGTCGGACAGCGGCTCCGCGTTCTCGAGCAGTTCGCCGATCAGCGGGTGGCGCAGCTTCTCGCGGGCCCACGGAACGAAGTCCTCGGCCACGTCGGTGGGTTCGCCGCCCCGGGTGCCGGACAGGGTGACGATCCACCGGCCGTTCTCGATCGGCAGCAGGAAGCCCGCCCGGCCCGGTCCGCCGGCCCGTGGGTCGGGCTGCACGTTGACGACCGGGAAGCCGTCCCTGGCGTCCTCGGGGGCAAGGTAGAGCCGACTGGCGTACGCCAGCCCGGAGTCGACCTCGCGCCGCTGAGGTGCGGGAAGACCGAGGGCCCTGAGCCACCGGGGCGCCCCGGAGCCGCGGCCCGTGGCGTCGACGACCAGGCCTGCCCGGAGCATGCGCTCGGCGCCGTCGTGCGCCCGGATCCGTACGCCCGTCACGGCGGCGTCCGTACCGGCCAGCCCCACCGCTTCCGCCCGCTCGACCAGCTCGATCCGCTCGTCGGCGAGGACCTGCGCCCGGATCGTCGCGTCCAGCAGGTCCCGGCCGGCCAGGATCACATGGTGGGACTCGGGCCAGCGCCGGAACCAGCCCCGCGCCGACATGGCAACCACGTCCGTCGTGACCGGCAGGCGGCGCGCCCCGGCGTCCCGGAGCACCTCGGTGACCCCCGGCAGCAGCTCCTCCATGGCCCGGACCCCGCCCGACCACAGCATGTGCGCGTGCCGTGCCTGCGGCAGCCCCTTGCGGGGGTCCGGACCGCCGGGCAGGGTGTCCCGGTCCACTACGAGCACACGGTCGACGAATCCGGCGAGCACGCGGGCCGCGAGCATGCCGGTGTGGGATCCCCCCAGGACGACGGCGGTTCTGACGTCTGGGGCGGGGCGTTCATTCATGCGGGGGCACTCTCTGCCGGGGCGGTCGCTCGGGCGCGTACCGCCTCGATGTCGTTGGGATGGCGGAGGGCTCGGGACACGGCCTGGATCTCCCGCAGCAGATACGCGGTGTCCGGGCCGGACGGGGAGGCGTCGGCGTCGGCCTTCGGGGACCGTTGCCTGACGTCGACGGCGTCCAGGATCGTCACGGCCGCGGCGAGGGCCTCCGCCCGGGTGGGCTCGAAGCCGAGGGCGAGGGCCGCGTCGTAGGACCGTCCGCGCAGGTCCTCGTCGAGGTGCCGGGACACCTGCAACAGCCCGTCGCGGACGAACGTCTCACGGCGGATCAGCCGCAGTTCCGGGGTGCCGCGCAGGGTGATGGGCTCGCGTGCGCCGTTGACGGACCGCATCAGCACGGAGAGGGGACGCAGGTGCCGGTGGCGTCGCCGGATGCGCCAGCGCTCGTGCAGGTACTGGCCGGCGTGCGGGATGATGAAGCCCACCGCGACCAGGGAGGCGGAGACGCAGGCGGCCGACGGCGCCAGGTCGGTGCTCAGCCAGTCCAGATCGTGGCCCGTCCACCGGGCGACCACGGCGGTGAGCTTGGACGCGTCGAAGAGCAGGTTCGTCGCGTAGCCGACGCCCAGGAACCGCAGGCCCCAGCGCAGCCACGCGTCGAGGCCCTCGGTGCGGATCCAGTTCCAGATCAGCCGTGCCGTGATCGTGCAGGCCACGGTGTGCGCGAGAAGGTAGAGCAGGATCTGCTCGCGCATGAAGGGCGTAGTGGCGTAGTACGTGTCCAGGTCCCGCAGCCGTTCCACGGGAGCGTCCGCGAGCGCGAAGAGCGCCCACAGGGTGATGACCACGCCTGC comes from the Streptomyces sp. NBC_00443 genome and includes:
- a CDS encoding MAB_1171c family putative transporter; the encoded protein is MLASTSSRLFGDVHISFWIPTVALAAALAIKLPSILRMWRDPLLRAVGGLLLFACAVFVFAAPATIAWTNRVTGVPNISAPWVYSLITALCASWLLMIIAWRNGLSNRSAATRRATRWVVSVYAGVVITLWALFALADAPVERLRDLDTYYATTPFMREQILLYLLAHTVACTITARLIWNWIRTEGLDAWLRWGLRFLGVGYATNLLFDASKLTAVVARWTGHDLDWLSTDLAPSAACVSASLVAVGFIIPHAGQYLHERWRIRRRHRHLRPLSVLMRSVNGAREPITLRGTPELRLIRRETFVRDGLLQVSRHLDEDLRGRSYDAALALGFEPTRAEALAAAVTILDAVDVRQRSPKADADASPSGPDTAYLLREIQAVSRALRHPNDIEAVRARATAPAESAPA
- a CDS encoding NAD(P)/FAD-dependent oxidoreductase, with the translated sequence MNERPAPDVRTAVVLGGSHTGMLAARVLAGFVDRVLVVDRDTLPGGPDPRKGLPQARHAHMLWSGGVRAMEELLPGVTEVLRDAGARRLPVTTDVVAMSARGWFRRWPESHHVILAGRDLLDATIRAQVLADERIELVERAEAVGLAGTDAAVTGVRIRAHDGAERMLRAGLVVDATGRGSGAPRWLRALGLPAPQRREVDSGLAYASRLYLAPEDARDGFPVVNVQPDPRAGGPGRAGFLLPIENGRWIVTLSGTRGGEPTDVAEDFVPWAREKLRHPLIGELLENAEPLSDVSVTRATVNRRYFYERMPVWPENFVVLGDALAAFNPVYGHGLAVAAQSAVILRNVIGRQGWAAPGLSRRVQKAVARPVGAAWDLAIGQDVFYPGATETGPTLRERLVAAYVGRLMHTATGNGRIARRVTDVTSLERAAEVLLSPSVLLAAAIGPLKPALNGPPLTAEERKSAGLG